A window of bacterium genomic DNA:
AGGAACAATACACGACAAGGGGCATTATGGAAAAAGTGGGAGGTGGCGGGACAGATAATCTTAGTCATGAGCAGAGAAAATTTACAATGCAGATGGTTCATGACCGTGACACAAAACCGGAATTGGCAGTAAGGCGTTTTGTCTTTAAAATGGGATACAGATATAGATTACATGATATTAATTTGCCAGGAAAGCCGGATTTGGTATTCGCTAGAAAAAGGAAAGTGCTCTTTGTTCATGGATGC
This region includes:
- a CDS encoding very short patch repair endonuclease; the encoded protein is MEKVGGGGTDNLSHEQRKFTMQMVHDRDTKPELAVRRFVFKMGYRYRLHDINLPGKPDLVFARKRKVLFVHGC